In Musa acuminata AAA Group cultivar baxijiao chromosome BXJ2-3, Cavendish_Baxijiao_AAA, whole genome shotgun sequence, the following proteins share a genomic window:
- the LOC135608277 gene encoding probable protein phosphatase 2C 6 isoform X2, whose product MGEWMDEMPPALSLPSGVGSSLCDAAVEIAHRKRTAEEAEHLLSGPMAASGSDSVGVVEQIEAAAPTAALEEDGGGDDPITESDMEDSTSVEPGLSVESSCSVVSDRSSISCAMHEFSVSDSSCEMGTPSSVDAGNSLVEIVPVSASVELLAVSMVDPDAAITPVVEYGTPQSRSGGGAGRSQSMFLMESMPLWGCITICGRRPEMEDAVVVVPNFFEVPLRLLTGDQIVDDLDPDVIRLPLHFFGVYDGHGGAQVANYCREHLHLVLIDQLRSLVKDSGGTSCSNWKRKWEKVFVACFQKIDDEVGGKGSRGNMGSTAEAPNEGNLPCPNVPLEPVAPDTVGSTAVVAVISSSHIIIANCGDSRAVLCCGKQPMPLSVDHKPNREDEYTRIEAQGGKVIQWNGYRVFGVLAMSRSIGDRYLKPWIIPEPEITFVQRAREDECLVVASDGLWDVMSNEEVCDVARRRILLWHKKNGPVPPSTPRGKQADPAAQAAADCLSKLALKKGSKDNITIIVVDLKAQRKFKNK is encoded by the exons ATGGGGGAGTGGATGGATGAGATGCCTCCCGCGCTTTCTTTGCCATCCGGGGTAGGCAGTTCGCTCTGCGACGCTGCAGTCGAGATCGCTCACCGCAAACGAACTGCCGAAGAAGCTGAGCACCTCCTCTCGGGTCCCATGGCAGCATCTGGTTCTGATTCGGTCGGTGTTGTTGAGCAAATCGAGGCGGCAGCGCCGACGGCTGCTTTGGAGGAGGACGGGGGCGGGGATGATCCGATTACGGAGAGTGACATGGAGGACTCAACATCCGTCGAGCCTGGATTGTCGGTCGAAAGCTCTTGTTCTGTCGTTAGCGATAGAAGCAGCATAAGCTGCGCAATGCACGAGTTCTCGGTTTCTGACTCTTCTTGTGAGATGGGGACGCCTTCCTCTGTTGATGCAGGAAACAGCCTTGTTGAGATTGTGCCGGTGTCGGCTTCAGTGGAACTCCTAGCCGTAAGCATGGTTGATCCTGATGCGGCCATAACACCTGTTGTTGAGTACGGAACCCCACAAAGCCGTTCAGGTGGTGGCGCCGGCCGCTCGCAGAGCATGTTCTTGATGGAAAGTATGCCCCTTTGGGGATGCATAACGATTTGTGGGCGAAGGCCGGAGATGGAGGATGCTGTGGTTGTGGTGCCTAATTTTTTCGAAGTCCCACTTCGGTTGCTTACCGGTGATCAGATTGTGGATGACTTAGACCCAGATGTGATCCGCCTGCCATTGCACTTCTTTGGTGTATATGATGGCCATGGGGGTGCCCAG GTCGCTAACTACTGTCGTGAGCATCTCCATCTTGTGTTGATAGACCAATTGAGGAGTTTGGTTAAAGATTCGGGAGGCACAAGTTGTAGCAATTGGAAGAGGAAGTGGGAGAAGGTCTTCGTTGCTTGCTTCcagaaaattgatgatgaggttgGAGGGAAAGGAAGCAGAGGAAATATGGGAAGCACAGCCGAAGCACCCAACGAAGGTAACCTGCCTTGTCCTAATGTACCATTAGAACCTGTTGCCCCAGACACTGTAGGATCGACAGCTGTGGTTGCTGTTATCTCCTCATCACACATTATCATTGCAAACTGTGGGGATTCAAGGGCAGTACTTTGCTGTGGCAAACAACCAATGCCTCTATCAGTGGATCATAAA CCTAACAGGGAAGATGAGTATACAAGGATCGAGGCTCAGGGTGGTAAGGTCATACAGTGGAATGGATATCGTGTATTTGGTGTTCTTGCCATGTCACGTTCAATTG GGGATCGGTACCTGAAGCCATGGATCATTCCAGAGCCAGAAATTACATTTGTCCAACGTGCAAGAGAGGATGAATGTCTTGTTGTTGCTAGCGATGGCTTGTGGGATGTCATGTCTAACGAAGAGGTGTGCGATGTAGCCCGCAGGCGGATCTTGCTCTGGCACAAAAAGAATGGTCCTGTGCCACCTTCCACTCCAAGGGGTAAACAAGCTGATCCTGCAGCTCAAGCTGCTGCAGACTGCCTGTCAAAGCTTGCTCTCAAGAAAGGAAGCAAGGACAACATCACCATCATCGTGGTGGATCTAAAAGCACAACGTAAGTTCAAAAACAAGTAG
- the LOC135608277 gene encoding probable protein phosphatase 2C 6 isoform X1, whose amino-acid sequence MGEWMDEMPPALSLPSGVGSSLCDAAVEIAHRKRTAEEAEHLLSGPMAASGSDSVGVVEQIEAAAPTAALEEDGGGDDPITESDMEDSTSVEPGLSVESSCSVVSDRSSISCAMHEFSVSDSSCEMGTPSSVDAGNSLVEIVPVSASVELLAVSMVDPDAAITPVVEYGTPQSRSGGGAGRSQSMFLMESMPLWGCITICGRRPEMEDAVVVVPNFFEVPLRLLTGDQIVDDLDPDVIRLPLHFFGVYDGHGGAQVANYCREHLHLVLIDQLRSLVKDSGGTSCSNWKRKWEKVFVACFQKIDDEVGGKGSRGNMGSTAEAPNEGNLPCPNVPLEPVAPDTVGSTAVVAVISSSHIIIANCGDSRAVLCCGKQPMPLSVDHKPNREDEYTRIEAQGGKVIQWNGYRVFGVLAMSRSIGDRYLKPWIIPEPEITFVQRAREDECLVVASDGLWDVMSNEEVCDVARRRILLWHKKNGPVPPSTPRGKQADPAAQAAADCLSKLALKKGSKDNITIIVVDLKAQQWKRLWAKPSRVCRKTRVGAH is encoded by the exons ATGGGGGAGTGGATGGATGAGATGCCTCCCGCGCTTTCTTTGCCATCCGGGGTAGGCAGTTCGCTCTGCGACGCTGCAGTCGAGATCGCTCACCGCAAACGAACTGCCGAAGAAGCTGAGCACCTCCTCTCGGGTCCCATGGCAGCATCTGGTTCTGATTCGGTCGGTGTTGTTGAGCAAATCGAGGCGGCAGCGCCGACGGCTGCTTTGGAGGAGGACGGGGGCGGGGATGATCCGATTACGGAGAGTGACATGGAGGACTCAACATCCGTCGAGCCTGGATTGTCGGTCGAAAGCTCTTGTTCTGTCGTTAGCGATAGAAGCAGCATAAGCTGCGCAATGCACGAGTTCTCGGTTTCTGACTCTTCTTGTGAGATGGGGACGCCTTCCTCTGTTGATGCAGGAAACAGCCTTGTTGAGATTGTGCCGGTGTCGGCTTCAGTGGAACTCCTAGCCGTAAGCATGGTTGATCCTGATGCGGCCATAACACCTGTTGTTGAGTACGGAACCCCACAAAGCCGTTCAGGTGGTGGCGCCGGCCGCTCGCAGAGCATGTTCTTGATGGAAAGTATGCCCCTTTGGGGATGCATAACGATTTGTGGGCGAAGGCCGGAGATGGAGGATGCTGTGGTTGTGGTGCCTAATTTTTTCGAAGTCCCACTTCGGTTGCTTACCGGTGATCAGATTGTGGATGACTTAGACCCAGATGTGATCCGCCTGCCATTGCACTTCTTTGGTGTATATGATGGCCATGGGGGTGCCCAG GTCGCTAACTACTGTCGTGAGCATCTCCATCTTGTGTTGATAGACCAATTGAGGAGTTTGGTTAAAGATTCGGGAGGCACAAGTTGTAGCAATTGGAAGAGGAAGTGGGAGAAGGTCTTCGTTGCTTGCTTCcagaaaattgatgatgaggttgGAGGGAAAGGAAGCAGAGGAAATATGGGAAGCACAGCCGAAGCACCCAACGAAGGTAACCTGCCTTGTCCTAATGTACCATTAGAACCTGTTGCCCCAGACACTGTAGGATCGACAGCTGTGGTTGCTGTTATCTCCTCATCACACATTATCATTGCAAACTGTGGGGATTCAAGGGCAGTACTTTGCTGTGGCAAACAACCAATGCCTCTATCAGTGGATCATAAA CCTAACAGGGAAGATGAGTATACAAGGATCGAGGCTCAGGGTGGTAAGGTCATACAGTGGAATGGATATCGTGTATTTGGTGTTCTTGCCATGTCACGTTCAATTG GGGATCGGTACCTGAAGCCATGGATCATTCCAGAGCCAGAAATTACATTTGTCCAACGTGCAAGAGAGGATGAATGTCTTGTTGTTGCTAGCGATGGCTTGTGGGATGTCATGTCTAACGAAGAGGTGTGCGATGTAGCCCGCAGGCGGATCTTGCTCTGGCACAAAAAGAATGGTCCTGTGCCACCTTCCACTCCAAGGGGTAAACAAGCTGATCCTGCAGCTCAAGCTGCTGCAGACTGCCTGTCAAAGCTTGCTCTCAAGAAAGGAAGCAAGGACAACATCACCATCATCGTGGTGGATCTAAAAGCACAAC
- the LOC108952319 gene encoding U-box domain-containing protein 35-like, whose amino-acid sequence MRYHNCFSPTGDDTLGKGWVTFQVYSFSCSKSISKQNLQSSELRDLCRWSSGADAEVVLEDSDISKAIIDYINANYVHDIVVGASSRNALTKYLRFSEASAMQTLVLCSVCRIEREADNREDGDNSTYYRCSSSAVATEIATALLFLHQAKPEPLVHRDLKPANILLDRNYLRKMSNVGLARLVPPSVANQVSRYLMISTVGTFCYINPEYQQTGMLGTKSDIYSFGILLLQIITAKPPMGLTHPVERAIERGTIMEMLDATVKDWPVEETLGFAKLALKCAEPRRKDRPDLGMVVLPELNRLRNLGHAYESSSIGSDGTATSRSSYSSNGQHIYGEPDLSSIRFPRHHHYKCHA is encoded by the exons ATGAGATATCACAATTGTTTCTCCCCTACAGGGGATGATACGCTCGGAAAGGGGTGGGTAACCTTTCAGGTCTACTCTTTCTCTTGCTCCAAATCGATCAGCAAACAAAACCTTCAAAGCTCAGAGCTGCGTGATCTTTGTCGATGGTCTTCAGGAGCAGATGCGGAGGTAGTTCTGGAAGACAGTGATATCTCCAAGGCCATCATCGACTACATCAACGCAAACTACGTCCACGACATCGTTGTTGGTGCCTCCAGCAGAAATGCACTGACGAAGTATCTACGTTTCTCCGAAGCCTCTGCAATGCAAACCTT AGTTTTGTGCAGTGTATGCCGTATCGAAAGGGAAGCCGACAACCGTGAGGACGGCGATAACTCCACCTACTACCGCTGTTCTTCCTCCGCA GTTGCTACTGAGATCGCCACCGCTCTGCTCTTTCTGCACCAGGCCAAGCCAGAGCCGCTGGTTCATCGGGACCTCAAGCCGGCCAACATCCTCCTCGACCGCAACTACTTGAGAAAGATGAGCAACGTCGGCCTGGCGCGCCTGGTCCCACCGTCGGTCGCCAACCAAGTCAGCCGGTACCTGATGATATCCACCGTCGGCACCTTTTGCTACATCAACCCGGAGTACCAGCAGACGGGCATGCTCGGCACCAAATCCGACATATACTCATTCGGCATCCTGCTTCTCCAGATCATCACCGCCAAGCCGCCGATGGGCCTCACGCATCCGGTGGAGAGAGCCATCGAGAGGGGAACCATCATGGAGATGCTCGACGCCACCGTGAAGGACTGGCCAGTGGAGGAGACGCTCGGGTTCGCCAAGCTCGCTCTGAAGTGCGCAGAACCGAGGAGGAAGGACCGGCCGGATCTTGGGATGGTGGTGCTGCCGGAGTTGAACCGGCTGAGGAATCTTGGGCATGCTTATGAATCTAGCTCCATCGGCAGCGACGGCACTGCCACCAGCAGAAGCAGCTACAGCAGCAACGGGCAACACATTTACGGCGAGCCAGATCTCTCGTCAATCCGTTTTCCTAGGCATCACCATTACAAATGCCACGCTTAG
- the LOC135608282 gene encoding cytokinin dehydrogenase 6-like, whose translation MIFLPRTSFMFSSVVVVFLVGGLLSIVGQHKPGPAVSLLQEIHSLKLNSTVCVDPVAVDRASTDFGLITRAVPAAVFRPSSDRDIAALVGFSYASARPFGIAPRGRGHSVRGQALARDGVVVDMGAPRGDGQGRIRVCGEGCRPSYVDAGGEQLWIDVLRETMKHGLAPRSWTDYLYLTVGGTLSNAGISGQTFLYGPQISNVYELDVITGKGETVTCSEQHEADLFFAVLGGLAQFGIITRARIAIEPAPTMVRWVRLIYKDFAAFTSDQERLISLEKNKGFNYVEGSVIMADSLTDNWRSSFYVEEDITRISRLAAQYGAVYCLEGAKYYDHATASSIDQELRSVVDDLRYLPGFEFRNDVSYMHFLNRVREGETKLQSRGLWNVPHPWLNMLIPRSRILEFDRGVFKSILKHNNSVGPILICAMNRNKWDQRTSAVVPDEEVFYAIGLLRSGMDGWKNLEEQNDEILRFCDDAGISYRQYLPHYTSLADWRKHFGAKWDVFVERKMRYDPRALLSPGQRIFTSSFAQHQSM comes from the exons ATGATCTTCTTGCCCAGGACCAGCTTCATGTTCTCCTCGGTGGTGGTAGTGTTCCTTGTGGGCGGCCTACTGTCCATAGTTGGGCAGCACAAGCCGGGGCCTGCTGTTTCATTGCTCCAGGAGATCCACTCCCTGAAGCTGAATTCCACGGTGTGCGTCGACCCCGTGGCCGTCGACCGCGCTTCCACAGACTTCGGGCTGATTACGCGAGCCGTTCCCGCGGCGGTGTTCCGCCCGTCGTCGGACCGCGACATAGCGGCGTTGGTGGGGTTCTCGTACGCGTCGGCTCGGCCGTTCGGGATAGCCCCGCGAGGCCGTGGCCACTCGGTCAGGGGGCAGGCGCTTGCCCGCGACGGCGTGGTGGTCGACATGGGTGCGCCGAGGGGCGACGGCCAGGGTCGGATACGTGTGTGCGGGGAAGGGTGCCGGCCGAGCTATGTGGACGCCGGTGGCGAGCAGTTATGGATCGACGTCCTGCGGGAGACCATGAAGCATGGGCTTGCACCCCGCTCCTGGACCGACTACTTGTACCTCACCGTGGGCGGCACCCTCTCGAATGCCGGCATCAGTGGCCAGACCTTCCTGTATGGTCCCCAGATCTCCAACGTGTATGAACTGGATGTCATCACCG GAAAGGGAGAGACGGTGACATGCTCGGAGCAGCACGAAGCAGACCTGTTCTTTGCAGTTCTGGGAGGTCTGGCCCAGTTCGGGATCATCACGAGAGCTCGGATCGCTATAGAGCCAGCTCCAACAATG GTAAGATGGGTGCGGCTGATCTACAAAGACTTTGCAGCTTTCACCAGCGATCAGGAGAGACTGATTTCACTGGAGAAGAACAAGGGGTTCAACTACGTAGAAGGTTCGGTGATAATGGCCGATAGCCTCACCGATAACTGGAGATCATCGTTCTATGTAGAAGAGGATATCACAAGGATCTCAAGGTTGGCAGCACAGTATGGTGCAGTCTACTGCTTGGAAGGAGCCAAGTACTATGACCACGCTACGGCATCTTCCATCGATCAG GAACTCAGATCGGTGGTGGATGATCTGAGGTACTTGCCAGGGTTCGAGTTCAGGAACGATGTCAGCTACATGCACTTCCTCAACCGAGTGCGGGAAGGAGAGACGAAGCTTCAGTCCAGGGGCCTCTGGAACGTGCCCCATCCGTGGCTCAACATGTTGATCCCCAGGTCCAGAATACTGGAGTTCGATCGAGGGGTCTTCAAGAGCATCCTCAAGCACAACAACTCGGTGGGTCCGATCCTAATCTGCGCCATGAACAGGAACAA GTGGGATCAGAGGACGTCGGCCGTCGTTCCCGACGAAGAGGTGTTCTACGCGATAGGGCTGTTGCGGTCCGGCATGGACGGGTGGAAGAATTTGGAGGAGCAAAACGACGAGATACTGCGGTTCTGCGACGACGCCGGAATAAGCTACAGACAGTACTTGCCTCATTACACGTCTCTTGCGGACTGGAGGAAGCATTTCGGGGCGAAATGGGATGTGTTTGTGGAGAGGAAGATGAGATATGATCCGAGAGCATTGTTATCTCCTGGCCAGCGTATATTTACCTCCTCCTTTGCTCAACATCAATCCATGTAA
- the LOC135608281 gene encoding uncharacterized protein LOC135608281, which yields MAVSRASSAAVAAPPPRLPPAAAKKGFLRRVLPFMLTANLAVGVYAFLSTSKNESVEKDAEVAGEVPAAPVAATESVIPDEKPVAGPIPAPMKVLPPIAEQEQRELFKWMLEEKRKVKPSDRAEKKKIDDEKALLKQFIGAKYIPSI from the exons ATGGCGGTCTCACGAGCGTCTTCTGCAGCCgttgctgctcctcctcctcgtctgccGCCTGCTGCTGCGAAGAAGGGCTTCCTTCGCCGCGTTCTACCCTTCATGCTCACCGCCAATCTTGCTGTCGGAG TGTATGCATTTCTTAGCACATCAAAGAATGAGTCAGTTGAGAAGGATGCAGAGGTTGCGGGAGAGGTTCCGGCTGCCCCAGTAGCTGCCACCGAATCTGTGATTCCTGATGAGAAACCTGTTGCTGGACCTATTCCAGCACCCATGAAGGTTCTGCCTCCTATAGCAGAACAGGAGCAGCGAGAACTCTTTAAGTGGATGCTGGAGGAGAAGAGGAAAGTGAAGCCGAGTGATCGGGCcgagaagaaaaaaattgatgatgagaagGCTCTCCTCAAGCAGTTTATTGGAGCAAAATATATTCCCAGCATATAA
- the LOC103978746 gene encoding glycine dehydrogenase (decarboxylating), mitochondrial: MERARKLASRGILRRLISQTNSSASTPATTRHLSSLASSSVFPTGNSLLRPPAAADSLLRNGQYRSISVDALRPSDTFPRRHNSATPDEQSTMAASCGFGSLDALIDATVPKSIRIPDMKFAKFDGGLTESEMIAHMSRLAAKNKVFKSFIGMGYYDTLVPAVILRNIMENPAWYTQYTPYQAEISQGRLESLLNFQTMISDLTALPMSNASLLDEGTAAAEAMAMCNNIQKGKKKTFFIASNCHPQTIDICKTRAEGFDIKVAVANLKDFDYTSNDVCGVLVQYPGTEGEILDYGEFIKNAHAHGVKVVMATDLLALTVLKPPGELGADIVVGSAQRFGVPMGYGGPHAAFLATSQEYKRMMPGRIIGVSVDSSGKPALRMAMQTREQHIRRDKATSNICTAQALLANMAAMYAVYHGPEGLKAIAQRVHGLSYAFASGLKKLGTVTVQDLPFFDTVKVTCSDSKAIADEAFKHGMNLRVVDSNTITVSFDETTTLEDVDKLFKVFACGKPVNFTAESLAPEVQMAIPKGLVRGSPYLTHSIFNSYHTEHELLRYMYKLQSRDLSLCHSMIPLGSCTMKLNATVEMMPVTWPSFANLHPFAPADQSQGYQEMFKDLGELLCTITGFDSFSLQPNAGASGEYAGLMVIRAYHQSRGDHHRNVCIIPVSAHGTNPASAAMCGMKIVAVGTDSKGNINIEELRKAAEAHKENLSALMVTYPSTHGVYEEGIDEICKIIHDNGGQVYMDGANMNAQVGLTSPGFIGADVCHLNLHKTFCIPHGGGGPGMGPIGVKKHLAPFLPSHPVVPTGGIPPPEKVQPLGTIAAAPWGSALILPISYTYIAMMGSKGLTDASKIAILNANYMAKRLENYYPILFRGVNGTVAHEFIVDLRGFKATAGLEAEDVAKRLIDYGFHAPTMSWPVPGTLMIEPTESESKAELDRFCDALISIREEIAQIENGKADININVLKGAPHPPSLIMGDTWSKPYSREYAAFPAAWLRGAKFWPTTGRVDNVYGDRNLICTLLPVSQMAEEAAAATA, encoded by the exons ATGGAGCGCGCTCGAAAGTTGGCGAGCCGGGGAATTCTCCGACGCCTGATCTCCCAGACGAATTCGTCGGCGTCGACGCCTGCCACAACCCGCCACCTCTCCTCCCTCGCCTCGTCCTCTGTCTTCCCTACAGGCAACTCCCTCCtccgcccacccgccgctgccgaCTCCCTGCTCCGTAATGGCCAGTACCGCTCCATCTCCGTCGACGCCCTCCGCCCCTCTGACACCTTCCCCCGCCGCCATAACTCCGCCACGCCCGACGAGCAGTCCACCATGGCCGCCTCCTGCGGCTTCGGTTCTCTTGACGCCCTCATCGATGCCACCGTTCCCAAATCCATCCGCATCCCCGACATGAAGTTCGCAAAGTTCGACGGCGGTCTCACTGAGTCCGAGATGATCGCGCACATGAGCCGCCTTGCCGCGAAGAACAAGGTCTTCAAGTCCTTCATCGGGATGGGCTACTACGACACCTTGGTCCCTGCCGTCATCCTCCGGAACATCATGGAGAACCCGGCCTGGTACACCCAGTACACCCCCTACCAGGCCGAGATATCCCAGGGCCGCCTCGAGTCCCTCCTCAACTTCCAGACCATGATATCCGACCTCACCGCCCTCCCCATGTCCAACGCTTCCCTTCTCGACGAGGGCACCGCTGCCGCCGAGGCCATGGCCATGTGCAACAACATCCAGAAAGGCAAAAAGAAGACCTTTTTTATCGCCTCCAATTGCCACCCGCAGACCATCGACATCTGCAAGACCAGGGCCGAGGGGTTTGATATCAAGGTCGCTGTCGCCAACCTCAAGGACTTTGACTACACGTCGAATGACGTTTGTGGGGTGCTGGTTCAGTACCCTGGCACGGAAGGTGAGATCTTGGACTACGGTGAATTCATCAAGAACGCCCATGCCCACGGCGTCAAGGTTGTGATGGCGACCGACCTGCTGGCGCTGACGGTTCTCAAGCCACCGGGCGAGCTTGGAGCCGACATCGTCGTTGGATCTGCTCAGAGGTTCGGGGTGCCCATGGGCTACGGCGGTCCGCATGCTGCGTTCCTGGCCACATCGCAGGAGTACAAGAGGATGATGCCCGGTAGAATCATCGGGGTCAGCGTCGACTCCTCTGGCAAGCCTGCACTGCGGATGGCGATGCAGACCAGAGAGCAGCATATCAGGAGAGATAAGGCCACCAGCAACATCTGCACCGCCCAG GCATTACTCGCCAACATGGCTGCAATGTATGCAGTCTATCATGGTCCCGAAGGCCTCAAGGCTATTGCCCAGAGGGTCCATGGACTTTCCTACGCTTTTGCCTCTGGGCTGAAGAAGCTTGGGACGGTGACCGTTCAAGAtcttccattctttgataccgtgaAAGTTACTTGTTCTGATTCAAAGGCAATTGCTGATGAGGCTTTCAAGCATGGGATGAACCTTCGGGTTGTTGACTCCAACACG ATAACTGTATCTTTTGATGAGACTACGACCTTGGAGGACGTTGATAAGCTGTTCAAAGTCTTTGCTTGTGGCAAGCCT GTCAACTTCACCGCTGAATCTCTAGCTCCAGAGGTCCAGATGGCTATCCCAAAAGGCCTCGTCAGAGGGAGCCCATATTTGACACATTCAATCTTCAACTC TTACCACACAGAGCATGAGCTGCTACGATACATGTACAAATTACAATCCAGAGATCTCTCTTTATGCCACAGTATGATTCCTCTCGGATCTTGCACGATGAAACTGAATGCTACTGTGGAGATGATGCCCGTGACTTGGCCGAGCTTTGCAAACCTTCACCCATTTGCCCCTGCTGACCAGTCTCAAGGATATCAG GAAATGTTCAAAGACCTTGGTGAGCTCTTGTGCACAATCACAGGCTTTGATTCTTTCTCATTGCAACCAAATGCTGGTGCTTCTGGAGAGTATGCTGGGCTCATGGTTATTCGTGCTTACCATCAA TCGAGAGGAGATCACCATCGGAATGTTTGCATCATACCTGTGTCTGCTCATGGTACAAATCCTGCAAGTGCTGCTATGTGTGGAATGAAGATTGTTGCTGTTGGAACTGATTCCAAGGGTAATATTAACATTGAGGAACTAAGAAAAGCAGCTGAGGCACACAAGGAAAATTTGTCTGCTTTGATG GTTACCTACCCTTCAACGCATGGAGTCTATGAAGAGGGCATTGATGAAATCTGCAAGATTATTCATGACAATGGTGGACAAGTTTACATGGATGGTGCTAACATGAATGCACAG GTTGGCCTTACAAGTCCAGGCTTTATTGGAGCAGATGTCTGCCATCTAAACCTCCATAAAACATTCTGCATCCCACATGGTGGAGGTGGTCCTGGAATGGGTCCCATTGGTGTGAAGAAGCACTTGGCGCCGTTCTTGCCATCACATCCTGTG GTGCCTACTGGTGGGATACCTCCCCCTGAGAAGGTCCAGCCTCTTGGTACCATTGCTGCAGCACCTTGGGGATCTGCACTTATCCTGCCAATTTCATACACATACATAGCCATGATGGGTTCTAAGGGGTTAACTGACGCTTCAAAGATTGCGATCCTCAATGCAAACTACATGGCAAAGCGCCTAGAG AACTATTACCCCATTCTTTTTCGTGGAGTCAATGGAACTGTTGCCCATGAATTCATTGTTGACTTGAGGGGGTTTAAG GCGACTGCTGGTCTAGAAGCGGAAGATGTTGCAAAACGTCTTATTGATTATGGGTTCCATGCACCAACAATGTCTTGGCCAGTGCCAGGGACACTCATGATCGAACCCACAGAAAGTGAAAGCAAG GCGGAACTAGATAGATTCTGTGATGCTCTTATTTCTATAAGGGAAGAGATTGCGCAGATCGAGAACGGAAAAGCTGACATCAACATCAATGTCCTGAAG GGTGCTCCTCATCCTCCATCTCTGATTATGGGAGACACATGGAGTAAACCATACTCCAGGGAATATGCAGCTTTCCCTGCTGCTTGGCTCCGAGGCGCTAAATTCTGGCCAACTACAG GACGCGTCGACAACGTGTATGGCGATCGTAATCTCATCTGCACCCTTCTTCCTGTGTCGCAAATGGCTGAAGAAGCTGCAGCTGCTACTGCATAA
- the LOC135608283 gene encoding oleosin-like: MAERQAGPGVAPSTRPQWATGPPGRTSLVRRLQEQAPNSTQVIGFLTFVVSGAILLLLTGLTLTGAVMALIFFGPIILLSSPIWVPAVFVMFVATVVVLSACGLGVAVLAGTSWLYRYFMGRHPMGSDRVDYARSRIADTATHVKDYAREYSGYLKSRVKDAAPGA; encoded by the coding sequence ATGGCGGAGCGGCAAGCTGGCCCAGGCGTAGCGCCGTCGACACGGCCACAATGGGCGACCGGCCCCCCCGGCAGGACCAGCCTCGTCCGCCGGCTTCAGGAGCAGGCACCCAACTCCACGCAAGTCATCGGCTTCCTCACCTTCGTCGTCTCCGGCGCCATTCTCCTGCTGCTCACCGGCCTCACCCTCACCGGCGCTGTGATGGCCCTCATCTTCTTCGGGCCCATCATCCTCCTGTCGAGCCCGATATGGGTACCGGCCGTCTTCGTAATGTTCGTGGCCACCGTGGTGGTCCTCTCCGCGTGCGGCTTGGGCGTGGCGGTCCTGGCGGGCACCTCGTGGCTGTACAGGTACTTCATGGGGCGCCACCCGATGGGGTCGGACCGGGTAGACTACGCCCGCAGCAGGATCGCCGACACCGCCACCCACGTCAAGGACTACGCCAGAGAGTACAGCGGGTACCTGAAGAGCCGGGTCAAAGATGCGGCGCCGGGAGCTTAA
- the LOC135607617 gene encoding extensin-like: MNSKHASAFLFFLLLFALPRSSRSDYSPPECPYPCLPPPTLGTNYPPPPPSEPTWGGYPPPPGTPSYDGYYPPPSGGYLPYYSPPDYALPAPPPPNPIVPWFPFYRRGPSLPPSSASAAAAAAAAARSGAIFAPLLTVFLSILLA; this comes from the coding sequence ATGAATTCAAAGCACGCCTCTGCGTTTCTCTTTTTCCTATTACTCTTTGCTCTTCCTCGGTCGAGTCGCTCCGACTATTCTCCCCCGGAATGCCCTTACCCGTGCCTGCCGCCGCCAACATTGGGGACGAATTACCCTCCGCCGCCACCCTCGGAGCCGACATGGGGCGGCTACCCTCCGCCGCCCGGGACGCCGTCCTATGACGGATACTATCCGCCGCCATCAGGAGGCTACCTGCCTTACTATTCTCCGCCTGACTACGCGCTGCCTGCACCTCCGCCGCCGAACCCCATCGTTCCTTGGTTCCCTTTCTACCGCAGGGGCCCATCGCTGCCCCCGTCGTCTGcttccgctgccgctgccgctgccgctgccgctcgcaGCGGTGCAATCTTTGCCCCCTTGCTGACGGTGTTCCTCTCGATTCTTCTTGCGTAA